The DNA window TTtgactttttaaattttaaaacattaaattaGTAAgactataaatttttttacattttcgaTTTAAGTAATGCAAATAagtacataaacatatatacatatatatatatatatatatatatatatatatatatatatatatatatgtacatatattgtaGCTCCCTAAATTGTTAACTACATAAAGGTGATAATTTCAccatattgaaaaaaaagaaaaaaattttattgttgtaattatagtaaaaatgattgaaaaaatatataattttcaaaaaggaatttttagcatgtatttttttcttgtgcGTATTACAagaatatttcattttatgaaTGTGAAAAATCTATTacgtaataataaatataaatttttttgccatttttttttttttttcattcagaATAATTTTACTAAGTTAATACTCTTAACTTTTTTGAATATGTCAGATAtggcaaaatatataaaaaattttatgtttaaaaaagataCGTTAAAGGCTTAATATATGTAGAACATACACTTTGGGAAGtactaattatataaataaatttgataCTTCCAAATTAATACTACGTTTAATAAGCATATgctcaaaaaaaagaataatctATATTGTTCAGAAATCTAACatgaaaatatttgaaagaaaatttttaaaacaaaagatatttccataatttttttttgttaattctaACTTAAAAAacttgtttatatatataaaattattagaaaaaaccAATTATCATaacgtataaaaaaaatttaacgctgtattaaaaattgtctataaaaaattataataaaaatatgagaaTATTCTTAACATGTAATTACATTAAATTCGAATATGTCATTTTTGTCATTATAGGAAagatacaaaatatatataccgttcttaatatttcaatgtattaacattttgatttttttcttttttcatataatcaGAAAAGTATCCACGAAAAACTTGTATGCTATTTGGAagatacatttttataattattattttatatgtaatataagaatatatctatataaggTCAAAACAATATTAATCCTTTTctaaatggaaaaatgtatttaaaacaataattggcttaattctatttttattgtacttgtcagaaacatatttttgtttttgttgttCCTGACATTTTATGCTTTTCTTCTAACAATACTGTTATTAACAAACGTATTTAAATCATATTCTTCTCATTAAAATctcatcatttattttattttgctataatttcttgttattatagaattttttttttttacacacATTATGTATTTAAGCTAGGTCAAAATATCAGTGAACCTTTTTTTCGTTCTGATTCTCCGTACactttgtttaaaaaaacaaaaagataatattttaatatacttcgtttatatttgtatatatatatgtctacTTGTAGATAATATACATGTCCGCATGCGAGAGTTATTCATAGATGATAATTcgaatatgatatattttgaaattgtCTTATTTGgcgtaatattatatttttagttcGAGTTAAAAATCAATATAATTCcacttctttttcttatttcttttcattttatttacgttttgtacattttgttttatctaCGCCTTGTACTTTTTGCTTTATCTATCTTTTGCACTTCTTGTTTTGTTTACGTTTCGCACTACTTGTTTTGTTTGTGTTTTACACTACTTGTTTTGTTTACATTTTACACTACTCATTTTGTTTACATTTTACACTACTCATTTTGTTTACGTTTTACACTACTCGTTTTGTTTATGTTTTATGCTATTTGTCTTGTTTATTCTTTGCATTTCTTGTACTACTTCTTGTGCTAATTTTCCTTGCTTCAAACTTTTTTTGCTGCTTTTCCCCTTATCCAATTGCGACTATTTTATCATTGACCACATTTGACTTAGCAATTTTATCATACCTCACTCTTTTCCATTTGCTACAATCGTTTCTTGCATTATTAGTtgctctaaaaaaaaaaaaaagaaatttcatatattagttaaaataaaaagttgcGCAACAATGAATACGTCTAATtcgaaaaacgaaaaaaatcTCTTAATTTATGATAAATCAAGTAAAATAggatgtatatattttataggtATTAGCAGCAATCTGTATAGAGGgaaaataattctaaaaaaaaatagcattaGTGATAAAATAGTGAGATATACCAATTTAAATGATAACTTGTtgctaataaaaaatggaaattttaACTTCAAACAGACGGCTATATTAATCAAAGGAATAACTATATTTCTACATAGACAATTAGAAGTGCTGCTAACCGATTTTTATTCTATGTACAAGAGATGTTTATTTAATAGCTTAAATGCAAATAACGAATTAAAaggaattttaaaaaaatataaaacgaataaaaaatttaaaataaaaaaaaatattatgtatttacaaGATGCTGCAAATAGaagtagtaataatgatatattaatgaacAACACGtctaattatttaaataaaaacaaaaacattgcaaatataaatgatataatgtTAAAAGAAAGTAATGAAATGTATATCAACGATTATAATTTTGGAAATGATGATATTCATAATGAtcaaaatgttatatatcaAGATATGCTAACCAATTCATCTTCTTTTGAGTgttcaaaatttaataacTTTTATACGATTAATAACGGgatgtataatttaaataccATAGGAACTAAAGGTGAAACAAAAACACAAAGAGATacgaataatatattattaaaacttAATTTGcaggatgaaaaaaaaagtaaacatatagaaaaaaataactattCAAATGTTAGTTTATTTGTAAGTAAAAATTTAGATAGAAAGAACTTTTCTTTGAGTATAATGAATAACagcttatttataaatggtGATGCTATAAATagcaaaatagaaaaaaatatggaaaatatatatgatcaaaataaaaaaaataagaataaaagaaattttgcACAAATTGATGAAGAAATACTCTTACGCGATGACACATggaagaatataaaaataaacaaaaaaaaaaaggtactaTCCTTTTTTGATGACCAtttggaaaatattaataacttctttcattttttaaataacagtATTCAGGGGAAAAACTcagtaaataataataattatataccaattttcaattttcatGAACCCACAAAGAATTACTTTTCTTTGGATGCTAGAGAAGaattatacaatatatttgataaaaagttaatagaaaatgaaaagtgTAATATGCAGACCGATAACACCAAGCTACTTCAAACTAAATCAACATTATCTTCtctaaatgaaaaaacgaGAAAAGGAATGAATGATCTAAATATGGAAAAGTTAAGAGGAAAGTTTAATGATGATTATTTCATGAACATAGAATTAGAACATAACCAAGATAAGAGAAAATATCCAAGAAAATCAgctaattattttatgaacaatGAAGACCTTGTTGATTACAATTTTGATAGGATAAGTGATTCACACGACATCAGTTCTGAACAGCAGAAGTTAAATCATAGAGAGCCTCGTTGCAACAACATAGGCAGAACAGATAtaggtaataataataataataataacaataataataacaataacagtagtagtggtagtggtagtggtagtaatatgtattttcaatataactATGCCTGTAACACATTTAGCGACACTTTTAAAGAAACTCTAAGTGTCCCTTCGAGTAAATTAGTTAAAAGAAGATCTTTTACTTCATCacaatataaacaaaatgaagaatTAATAAGATTAAAagattacataaataaattaagcgAAAAAAACCCTAATGCTTTAGAAATTGATCGAATATTCCCTATAAACAAAACATCAGACAAAAGTATTTCAATAATATTCTATAATTTGCTTGTTCTAGCATCAAATGACGAAATAGATTTATATCAAAAATTCCCTAGTGATAAAATTCTCATACAAGTACGATGAAATCggtagaaaaaatataaagaaaagctaaaaatttttttcttcttttttttttttccttttttatttttctttaccttttttaaaagacAAAATGGCATAATTAAAGTCAAACTAATTAACAAAAAGACATATAAAGACAAATATcacataaatacaaaaaggTGGTAGCATTTTAAAtgttcctttttaaaaattataataaatttcattaaaagaGCACATGCAAGCATATAcctatatatgcatgtgtgcacatatatattatacctTTTTACTCGTATGCATAAAATTGAAAGAgactaataataatgaaattgcatttaaaaaattgcactatattaaaatatgcacCTTTCAGattaattacatttatattgtatattgtattttatatgtacacttaaaaaaggttaaaagaagaaaaaggatTTTTAGATAACTgtaatttacatattaaaaaattcaagCGTAAATTTAAGTATAAATAGAAGTGCGAATTTATTCTGTGTTAAATTAGCtaaatattctatatttCGCCTTTCTTAGAACTCCACGAATctttttccttaaaaaataatttattacctaatagaaaaaaaaaaggaaaaaaaaaaaaaagaatatgcttatgtaatataataatatgtatctTAGTTGTGTATTTATAAGCGCATGTTCGTATCAAGTCTAAATTTATACATGCTACGAATGTGTAAAAACGatatttgaataattatgaaattacatttttaacaaCAAAAACTGGCTCCATAAAAGTGCTATTAATGTAACTAATAATTTCTTCTACAGCGGAAGAACAATTATTCCCATGgaaattacatttttcatttaaattttcatagaATGTTGGATTCATTGTAActaaaaatgatttattattcttttttaatttattcggAATATCTACATAATAGCTTAAAtcacttaaaaataaatatcgAAATTTAATTTCAATTTCAGTTAAGGGTGATAAAATGCACTTAAATAATTCCTTGCTGTATTTCATGGTGATTTCATGACtggtaaaattatatatcattttattaaatgtatcCTTTGATatcctatatataatatttttattcaagAAATTTACGCttaaaggaatatataattcttcatCAAATCCATCACCAAGTAAGGttacattttttccatttagtTGTTTCAGGCAATTAATAACTCGCACATTTGAGCTCTgagtaaatatgtataagcacatatacatacataaataagtattagcacgcatacatatatatgcatctGTACAAATACGTAAATACACATTATTACAcatgcgcatatatatatatatatatgtactcgtatgtacatatagtACTACTCATTTTATACGAAAACATGTTCTGCTAAAAGAGCTACATTTCATGCATTATAGCAActtaaaatgattttttcgaaatagatataattaaaattgatgaaaataatatgtatgttaaaataaacaaagacatatatgaatagtagcaaaattttttaaaatacctCATTAAATTGGCTATctaaattttgtatatctGGGAATATGTAGTTAGATTCATTCTtcaaaacaaaagaaatttttaaattgtgcATTTTAATAGCTGACATTATAAATTCAGATGTGTACTGATTAATATCATGGTCCTTtaagataatataaaagagaaattttattacatcctcattatttttatataatatatgtttagtTTCTTTTGCTGTTGTGATACTTAATACCATGTCATAAATTGAAGTATTGCTTTTATGagttataaaattacatCTATCATTTTTATCGTACGGTTTATCCAACAAAAACCATTGCAAaattgaatataaaaaatccGAAGAAGTATACATTtctttttgatatttttgtaaattcattatattagaAACAATATTGAAATTTACTGTTTTAGTACTATGTATAAagtttccattttttccctttttatctttatttataaatataaatgaggACGGAATAACTATCTGATCAAAAACATTTGTTGTATTataatcattaaaaaaaggtataacctttttatttaaaaaatgtaagcaTTCAACTGTCCCATAATGGTAACTAGATTCCTCATCATTTACtcttatcatatttttttctttccgaACTCTTAAGCAATCTTGCTTAGaaagttttaatttatcGCTATCGATATTTTGATTAGACTCCTCAGAATAAACACCATTCGATAGTTCTAAGAAATATTCAGCTTCATTAGAATCAACTCctcttttttcataaataacaTTATGAATTGTAACGAGGCGTAGTAACCCATTGTCCCTTCCCCTATTGTTGTAATAATTCATAGATGCTTTAATAACATAGTTAGGCTCCATTAGTTCTATattgtataataatgaaataactTTATTAAAGGATGTTTCTTTTATAAGATTACCCGTGAgattgttataaaaaaatgtattatattcattcatCAATAGGCAGTTAAATTTGGACCGATTTTTATTTCTACGTATACTGGAATATGCGATTGTTCTATCAAGTTCGgatttataatttctatataaaaaataaactatatCTTTCACTAAAATTTCTTGTGATCTTAacaatgatatattaaaggATAGATAAAAAAACTTAGATGAACCTaaatctatttttattttcactgTTTCGTTTTTCCTAATAGATGAAATGCTAGGAATATAAATCTCTGctttcttatttaattttcttgcACAACTTATGACTGTTTTTCTATCAATTAAATGTAAACTATTTCTGAGAACAATATCTAACTGAATATTCATAGGTTTAAATGAAAGAACattaaattgtttattttcattaactGATAACTCGGATTCTTCGttaattaattctttaaGAACAGTACCTATTGGCTTATGTAAGTCTATCTGGGTAATCCTAATTTTGTCTTCTGATAATAagtcatttttttcaaattcttCTTGTATATGCGTATAATTAATACATTTACACTTACCTTTAAGActccaaaatatattattaagcAATACAGCCaaatttatatctatatctttTATTGCAAAGTTATCTATTCTTATAATAAAGGAATTTATAAaaggaatattatattcGTTAGTCGCTAAGCGTATTGATCTATAGTCCACATTTAAGGGGGGtgtttttaattcatttagaTTAGTATGATACGCTCTACTTTCCATAGCTTCCTTtctcatatataataaaaaattatatttacctTTGAAATCAATATCGATaaatctatttttattattgttacttaTGAAACTAGTTATTTTATCCGTGtctatattataaatagaatCCTCTAcagtatataaattaatatatatattagaatatattttttctttctgataattattataaatatgttgaACTAATAGCAAATTACTGAATTCACTGAAATTCACTCTCTCCATACATCTATTTATAATAGTTTCAAACGTGTCAttattcatttcttttaaGGGAAAATTCTccaattcatataatttaaattcatACGAtaaatgttcatatatactGAAATAACCATAGAATAACAAAGCctttaaaatgatattttttttaatgttataatatCTATCAAATAATCTTTCTCTCAATATGGTATTTATATCAGGTTCTGAAATATTTCGTAAAATagataatgtatttttaatattatcatcCTTATCTTCTAAATAGGTCAGCTCTTTTTTAagtagtaaatatatatcaaatatcTCTGGTCTGTATGCTTCAAATTCAATGGAGAATATTTTCATGATTGTTCCTACGATTCCGTTTTTAAACGTATAAcaagcatacatatatttcttcatattatattcatcTAAACTTGAATAATCTATCgtattttctaatttatcaCCATATggtattttattaacatttgaTTCTTCAGATATATATGCCTTTggaatctttttttttttctttcttctggaataatttttcaaattaatgTTAGAAGCATTTGTAAAATCATATTCATTTTCAGTTTTATCTAATTTATCACTTTTGTCAACACTCTCTGCAGTAGTATCCTTTGTTCTACGGTAAAAATCTTCATCTGTGCTTTCATGCTTAACTGAAATGgtgtttatttttctttcatacGTAGGAAATTGATAAAGGAACTTAGACATCGTTTTACCTTTGTCATCgtcttttttcaaattatcgTAAAAATTATGAGACCCCTCTGATGAATTACTAAAACTTGTTTTTTCTGCACTCGCATtcattgtatatttaaaaaaacacgTATCAAAATTATTCTGATCTTCTCCTTTACTGCTTATAATATCACTACTCCATCTATTCATCGTTCGATCATGCGTTTTCATAAAAAGCGATTGCAGATAAC is part of the Plasmodium malariae genome assembly, chromosome: 14 genome and encodes:
- the PmUG01_14037700 gene encoding conserved Plasmodium protein, unknown function is translated as MNTSNSKNEKNLLIYDKSSKIGCIYFIGISSNLYRGKIILKKNSISDKIVRYTNLNDNLLLIKNGNFNFKQTAILIKGITIFLHRQLEVLLTDFYSMYKRCLFNSLNANNELKGILKKYKTNKKFKIKKNIMYLQDAANRSSNNDILMNNTSNYLNKNKNIANINDIMLKESNEMYINDYNFGNDDIHNDQNVIYQDMLTNSSSFECSKFNNFYTINNGMYNLNTIGTKGETKTQRDTNNILLKLNLQDEKKSKHIEKNNYSNVSLFVSKNLDRKNFSLSIMNNSLFINGDAINSKIEKNMENIYDQNKKNKNKRNFAQIDEEILLRDDTWKNIKINKKKKVLSFFDDHLENINNFFHFLNNSIQGKNSVNNNNYIPIFNFHEPTKNYFSLDAREELYNIFDKKLIENEKCNMQTDNTKLLQTKSTLSSLNEKTRKGMNDLNMEKLRGKFNDDYFMNIELEHNQDKRKYPRKSANYFMNNEDLVDYNFDRISDSHDISSEQQKLNHREPRCNNIGRTDIGNNNNNNNNNNNNNSSSGSGSGSNMYFQYNYACNTFSDTFKETLSVPSSKLVKRRSFTSSQYKQNEELIRLKDYINKLSEKNPNALEIDRIFPINKTSDKSISIIFYNLLVLASNDEIDLYQKFPSDKILIQVR